Proteins from a genomic interval of Phycisphaerae bacterium:
- a CDS encoding HlyC/CorC family transporter, translating into MDILAEQWNSLAAVAILLLLSGFFSGSETALFSLTGYERLQLREQRTGLGRRVESLLRDPQQLLLTILFANLLVNVLIYAVSSVTVYRLAHGGYSLAASVLGVGTLLAVALLGEILPKAMAFYLRVPIAKTAAVPLWMIGRLVFPLMWLVRRGIIDPGVRVLTGPAGQQQIRKEEVSDLLDAFAHEELVEADQADLLHNVLEFRDLAVRQIMRPRVNLVCLSADELEGLRSQVWEKRLDVVLVYEGGIDEVKGAVRGRRVLRERPERIADLLEPVHFVPEQQRVDQLVHFFREHNTNLAVVVDEYGGLSGLVTMGDLVEELLGEPVAFGGGPAPKLAQVAPGRYQADGAYALDDLCEELNVPEPDISVETVGGLLMSLVGHLPARGEQAEYHGLVLEADRLAGRKVRKVAITDTRTRGDGS; encoded by the coding sequence GTGGACATACTGGCCGAACAATGGAACTCGCTGGCCGCGGTGGCGATACTGCTGCTGCTCAGCGGTTTTTTCAGCGGGTCCGAGACCGCCCTGTTCAGCCTCACCGGCTACGAACGCCTCCAGTTGCGCGAACAGCGAACCGGCCTGGGACGCCGGGTCGAGAGCCTGCTTCGCGATCCGCAGCAGCTCCTGTTGACTATCCTCTTCGCCAACCTCCTGGTCAACGTCCTGATCTACGCGGTCTCCAGCGTGACGGTCTACCGGCTGGCGCATGGCGGCTATTCGCTGGCCGCCAGCGTGCTGGGCGTCGGCACGCTGCTGGCGGTGGCGCTGCTGGGTGAGATTCTGCCCAAGGCGATGGCGTTCTATCTGCGGGTGCCGATAGCCAAGACGGCCGCGGTGCCGCTGTGGATGATCGGGCGGCTGGTCTTCCCGCTGATGTGGCTGGTCCGTCGGGGTATCATCGATCCGGGCGTCCGGGTGCTGACCGGACCCGCCGGCCAGCAGCAGATCCGCAAGGAGGAGGTCTCCGACCTGCTCGACGCCTTCGCCCACGAGGAACTGGTCGAAGCCGACCAGGCCGACCTGCTGCACAACGTGCTGGAGTTCCGCGACCTGGCGGTCCGGCAGATCATGCGGCCGCGGGTGAATCTGGTCTGCCTCAGCGCCGATGAACTGGAGGGCCTGCGGAGCCAGGTGTGGGAAAAACGCCTCGACGTCGTCCTGGTCTACGAAGGCGGCATTGACGAGGTAAAGGGCGCGGTGCGAGGCCGGCGGGTCCTGCGCGAGCGGCCGGAACGGATCGCCGACCTGCTCGAGCCGGTGCACTTCGTGCCCGAGCAGCAGCGGGTCGATCAACTGGTGCATTTCTTCCGCGAGCACAACACCAACCTGGCCGTCGTGGTCGATGAGTACGGCGGGCTTTCCGGCCTGGTGACGATGGGCGATCTGGTCGAGGAACTGCTCGGCGAGCCGGTCGCGTTCGGCGGCGGTCCGGCGCCGAAGCTCGCGCAGGTCGCGCCCGGCCGCTATCAGGCCGACGGCGCCTACGCCCTCGACGACCTGTGCGAGGAACTGAACGTCCCTGAACCCGACATCAGCGTCGAGACGGTGGGCGGGTTGTTGATGAGCCTCGTGGGCCACCTGCCCGCTCGCGGCGAGCAGGCCGAGTATCACGGCCTGGTCCTGGAGGCCGATCGGCTGGCCGGTCGGAAGGTCAGGAAGGTCGCCATTACGGACACGCGGACTCGCGGGGACGGAAGCTGA